In Arachis hypogaea cultivar Tifrunner chromosome 2, arahy.Tifrunner.gnm2.J5K5, whole genome shotgun sequence, a genomic segment contains:
- the LOC112743486 gene encoding KIN14B-interacting protein At4g14310: MSTRRVKDRDGGDPTAATLRRSSRSVTPPLSASRKARSHDASAMTKLSSSASVKFCSSAEKENRQQLRRSTSHGSEKPTIRAVPRVDKAAITAAASRDSVVRRSTTSVPRGRSSSRFEFNRISSDSHETRKMHLDRANPTREPGGSFRSAEKVTSLTGKGSGEKSASKIVGGKVQREKYSILKDGSKVSEESSGCNSGKSSSRLHEKLAFLEGKVKRIASDIKKTKELLDMNNPDASKVILSDIQEKISGIEKAMVHVTGADSGKVGSYSNGNVENICKGESENDESKRLGDGKSLIKGLKTEELEDRLFPHHKLIKNRILLKESWSSSSESCLGNGSDDVKAKVENNKVLSPVCENSIAVEFLASLNNDKEISVGGGGGGGGVRCCEVQETEGGRNAMKGSSSGLNQRSDNIDMLLESDEKLEEFDDQENKQEAFVGDEMDEAFNYKLNEIGDKNATGGWFVSEGEAVILAHDDGSCSYYDIANCEEKAVYMPPPEVSPNMWRDCWVVRAPGSDGCSGRFVVAASAGNTIDSGFCSWDFYTKEVQAFQTEVGTASSRTALRPLSNNVVQRRSSAFGNLAAEAKQCWYKPCGPLIISTTSSQRAVKVFDVRDGEQIMKWDVQRPVLAMEYSSPLQWRNRGKVVVAESESISLWDVNSLNPQALLSISVGGQKVSALHVSNTDAEMGGGVRKRVSSSEAEGNDGVFCTSDSINILDFRQPSGIGLKISKHGISAQSVFSRGDSVLLGCTSSNAMGKKQSSYMLQQFSLRKQGLFHTYAFPESNTHSHYAAITQVWGNSDFVMGICGLGLHVFDTLKDDDALKIFNMDSSNSQTFREIIGPDDLYCPSFDYIGSRALLISRDRPAIWRHLIV, encoded by the exons ATGTCCACTCGCCGGGTCAAAGACCGTGACGGCGGAGACCCCACCGCCGCCACCCTCCGCCGCTCATCCAGGTCCGTAACTCCACCGCTCTCCGCCTCTCGCAAGGCCCGTTCCCACGATGCATCGGCTATGACCAAGCTTTCTTCCTCCGCCTCTGTAAAGTTCTGTTCTTCCGCCGAGAAAGAAAACCGCCAGCAGCTCCGCCGATCCACGTCTCATGGATCCGAGAAGCCCACGATCCGAGCCGTGCCACGTGTCGACAAGGCAGCAATCACTGCTGCGGCGTCAAGAGATTCCGTTGTCCGGAGATCCACTACATCGGTCCCCAGAGGCAGAAGCTCAAGCCGTTTCGAATTCAATAGAATCTCTTCGGATTCCCACGAGACCCGAAAAATGCATCTGGATCGGGCCAACCCGACTCGAGAACCGGGAGGGAGCTTCAGAAGCGCCGAAAAGGTTACAAGTTTAACGGGTAAGGGAAGTGGCGAAAAGAGTGCTTCTAAAATAGTGGGTGGGAaggttcagagagaaaaatatTCGATTTTGAAAGATGGGAGCAAGGTTTCGGAAGAAAGTAGTGGTTGTAATAGTGGGAAGTCCTCTAGTAGGCTTCACGAAAAGCTTGCGTTTCTTGAAGGGAAGGTTAAGAGAATCGCTTCGGATATAAAGAAGACTAAGGAGTTGTTGGATATGAACAACCCTGATGCGTCAAAGGTGATACTTTCGGATATTCAGGAGAAGATTTCGGGGATTGAGAAGGCTATGGTTCATGTCACTGGTGCTGATTCTGGTAAAGTGGGTAGTTATAGTAATGGAAATGTTGAAAACATTTGTAAAGGGGAATCTGAGAATGATGAATCTAAGAGATTGGGTGACGGGAAGAGCTTGATCAAAGGGTTGAAAACTGAGGAGCTTGAGGATAGGTTGTTCCCTCACCATAAGTTGATTAAGAATCGGATACTATTGAAGGAATCATGGTCGTCCTCGTCGGAGAGCTGTTTAGGTAATGGATCTGATGATGTGAAGGCTAAGGTGGAAAATAACAAGGTGCTAAGTCCTGTTTGTGAGAATTCAATTGCTGTGGAGTTTTTGGCTTCTCTTAATAACGACAAGGAGATAAGtgtgggtggtggtggtggtggtggtggagtcaGGTGCTGCGAGGTGCAGGAAACTGAGGGTGGTCGCAATGCGATGAAGGGCTCTTCGTCTGGCTTGAATCAGAGGTCTGACAATATTGATATGCTTCTTGAGTCTGACGAGAAGCTTGAGGAATTTGATGATCAGGAGAATAAGCAGGAAGCATTTGTTGGAGATGAGATGGATGAAGCTTTCAATTATAAGCTAAATGAGATCGGAGACAAGAATGCCACTGGAGGATGGTTTGTGTCTGAAGGGGAGGCTGTCATCCTTGCTCATGATGATGGTTCGTGTTCATATTATGATATTGCCAATTGCGAG gaAAAAGCTGTATATATGCCCCCACCTGAAGTGTCACCTAATATGTGGAGAGATTGTTGGGTAGTTCGTGCCCCTGGTTCGGATGGTTGCTCTGGAAGGTTTGTGGTAGCTGCATCTGCTGGCAATACTATAGATTCAGGATTCTGCTCATGGGATTTTTACACAAAGGAAGTGCAAGCTTTCCAGACTGAGGTTGGAACAGCATCTTCAAGAACAGCACTTAGACCTTTGTCCAATAATGTTGTGCAGAGGAGAAGTTCTGCATTTGGCAACTTGGCAGCAGAAGCCAAGCAATGTTGGTATAAACCCTGTGGACCCCTCATCATCTCTACTACCAGCTCACAGAGGGCTGTGAAAGTTTTTGATGTTCGTGATGGAGAGCAAATCATGAAATGGGATGTTCAGAGGCCTGTTCTTGCAATGGAATATTCTAGCCCTTTGCAATGGAGAAATAGGGGAAAAGTAGTAGTAGCAGAATCCGAGTCCATTTCTCTTTGGGATGTGAACTCACTCAATCCTCAAGCTTTGCTTTCTATTTCGGTGGGTGGGCAGAAAGTTTCTGCTCTACATGTGAGCAACACTGATGCTGAGATGGGTGGAGGAGTTCGGAAAAG AGTAAGTTCCTCAGAAGCCGAAGGAAATGATGGTGTGTTTTGCACCTCAGATTCCATTAACATCTTGGACTTCCGCCAACCCTCTGGCATTGGCCTTAAAATATCAAAACATGGCATTAGCGCGCAATCAGTTTTCTCTCGTGGAGACTCTGTTTTGCTTGGCTGTACTAGCTCCAATGCAATGGGCAAGAAGCAATCCTCATATATGTTGCAACAATTCTCGTTGCGCAAACAAGGACTATTCCACACTTACGCCTTTCCAGAATCTAATACCCACTCACACTATGCAGCAATCACCCAAGTTTGGGGTAATTCTGATTTTGTCATGGGTATTTGTGGCCTCGGACTTCATGTCTTCGATACGCTAAAAGATGATGATGCATTGAAGATTTTCAACATGGATTCCTCAAATTCACAAACTTTTAGAGAAATCATTGGACCAGATGATTTGTATTGCCCTTCATTTGATTACATCGGATCTCGTGCTCTTTTAATATCAAGAGATCGACCAGCTATATGGAGGCATCTAATAGTTTAA